DNA from Synechococcus sp. CBW1108:
AATCGCCGCCCGATGCGAACAGCTTGAGCCCGGCTGTCACGGCCGGTCGATCGGCCACCACGCTGCTGCTGGCAAACAGCGCTTCGATAGCGCTGACGCAGTCGTGGTTGGAGAAGCGGTAGACACGGCGTAGCACCCAAACCAGTTCGCACAACACAGGCAGGGGGATCGCCACCAGCTCCGCCTGCTCCAGCAGCGCACTGGCTGATTTGGCCTGCTCGGGATCGTCCTGCACCAGGGCGCGCACCAGCACGTTGGTGTCGGCCGTGATTTTCATGGGCTTTTGCTGGGCTGGGCGTTTGCGTCGCCGAGCCCGGCCCAGCCGGCGGCGGCGGCCTTACTCAGCTCCTCCAAGCTTGCGCAGTGGCTGCTGCGGCCTGCCAGTAGGCCGATGAAGCTGTTGATGCTGCCGGTGGCTTGCTCGGCGTGCAGCTCCAGCCGGCCGCCAGGCAGCACCTCCACATCAATGCGCTGGCCAGGCTGAATGCCCAGATGGGCCAGTAGATCCTTGCGCAGCGTCACCTGCCCTTTTCGGGTGACGGTGAGGGACCGCGATCGCTTGCGCCTTTGCGTTGGGGGCTCGACCATTGCAATGCGCACCTTCAATCTTGATTGTAAGGCGTTTTTGCCTTGCCGATCAGATTGGCTTCTGTGGCACCCGATGGTCTGTGATTTGACCCTACGTCGATTCACATTGCGGATTTAGCCCGCCATTCCGCCATACTCCTCAAGCAATGAGATCACATCTCGGACTCGCCTGGAGTTGCGTTCGGAGGGGTCGAGCTGGTGCCGGAGCTGGACAAGATTGCACTGAGCTTGCTGCGGTAGGTCGATGGAAGAGCCTCCCAGGAGGTCGACATGGGTGTAATTGGTAAACAGCGTGATCAGGGCGAGGAGCAGGGAGGCAAAATCCCTAAATACAGGATAGTACAATTAAACTATCGTGGGCATCATTGGAATCACGGAGAAGCCCAGTCCGGCTCCAGTGAGGGCTTGCGGTGCTCGCTGGGGCTGGGAGTAGGCGGTGGGCCCGGCCGGATCTGGTTGCCACGACCGGGATATACTTTGGCTATTCGAGCTGAGCTGCGGTGAAAGTGAAGGTGCAGGCCTGGGGCAACAGCCTGGGGCTAAGGATCCCCAAGGCCTATGCCGCCGAGCTGGGTGTGGGCTCTGGCAGTGAAATGGAGCTG
Protein-coding regions in this window:
- a CDS encoding type II toxin-antitoxin system VapC family toxin codes for the protein MKITADTNVLVRALVQDDPEQAKSASALLEQAELVAIPLPVLCELVWVLRRVYRFSNHDCVSAIEALFASSSVVADRPAVTAGLKLFASGGDFADGVIAFGGRQLGSQQLATFDREAARLLSEAGEPVHLLR
- a CDS encoding AbrB/MazE/SpoVT family DNA-binding domain-containing protein, with the protein product MTLRKDLLAHLGIQPGQRIDVEVLPGGRLELHAEQATGSINSFIGLLAGRSSHCASLEELSKAAAAGWAGLGDANAQPSKSP